A single Oryza brachyantha chromosome 8, ObraRS2, whole genome shotgun sequence DNA region contains:
- the LOC102718200 gene encoding preprotein translocase subunit SECY, chloroplastic — MLLPPYALLMPFERRAREAVKWAGVKRLGVPRPMPCGDNCVISINWHVATDYPSGWSARVMLFNLEEADMAEWFMAVEWRWRRRGSSSSRRSQLGLASEPKLITAHDYQPGPGPSSWPSLPPPHCPLALSSPKSTPLRLPPSPPPPIAAMATPQQCWLPTAARAPPPPFAPLRLGPVSGAPASLRFRGRRAASASAGRRRRASPRCTLETAGPVFDPLGLYNGGPSRPDTQSSPLSNFFGILSPVFGSSSGARKEKSSYGRGAAAAIEDSSIDIGDFFKGPLPGKFLKLLGYLALSRLGIYIPLGGVNRDAFAGNLDQNSLLGTLDSFSGGGIGRLGICSLGIVPFINAQIVFQLLAQLYPKLQDLQKKEGEAGRKKILEYTRYASVGFAIVQAIGQVLYLRPYVNDFSTEWVLTSVTLLTLGSVFTTFIGERISDLKLGNGTSLLIFTSIISYLPASFGRTVAQAFQDGNYVGLLTIILSFIFLVLGIVYVQEAERKIPLNYASRYSSRSGGLQRSAYLPFKVNSSGVMPIIFSTSSLALPGTLARFTGLDFLKKAAISLNPGGALYIPTNVLLIAFFNYYYTFLQLDPDDLSEQLKRQGASIPLVRPGKSTAAFIKTVLSRISVLGSAFLAVLAAGPSVVEQITHLTAFRGFAGTSVLILVGCATDTARKVQAEIISQKYKNIEFYDVNRFDQ, encoded by the exons ATGCTCTTGCCGCCGTACGCGCTGCTGATGCCATTCGAGAGgcgggcgagggaggcggtgAAGTGGGCCGGCGTGAAGCGGCTGGGGGTGCCGAGGCCGATGCCCTGCGGCGACAACTGCGTCATCAGCATAAACTGGCACGTGGCGACGGACTACCCCAGCGGGTGGAGTGCGCGGGTGATGCTGTTCAACTTGGAGGAGGCGGACATGGCGGAGTGGTTCATGGCGGTGGAgtggagatggaggaggaggggttcTAGTTCGAGCAGGCGTTCAC AATTGGGTTTAGCATCTGAGCCTAAGCTAATTACGGCCCACGACTACCAGCCCGGCCCAGGCCCATCTTCATGGCCCTCGCTGCCACCTCCTCATTGCCCCCTCGCTTTATCGTCTCCCAAATCCACTCCGCTtcgtctccctccctccccaccTCCACCCATTGCGGCCATGGCGACCCCGCAGCAATGCTGgctccccaccgccgcgcgcgctccccctcctcccttcGCGCCCCTCCGTCTGGGCCCCGTCTCCGGAGctcccgcctccctccgcttccgtgggcgccgcgccgcgtcggcgtcggcggggaggaggaggagagcctCCCCCAG GTGCACGTTGGAGACGGCTGGCCCTGTGTTTGATCCGCTAGGGCTGTACAACGGTGGGCCGTCGAGGCCCGATACGCAGTCCTCGCCGCTGTCGAACTTCTTCGGCATCCTTTCGCCGGTGTTTGGGAGCTCCAGTGGCGCCAGGAAGGAGAAGTCCTCTTATGGACGGGGAGCGGCAG CTGCAATTGAAGATAGTTCCATTGACATTGGTGACTTCTTCAAGGGACCTCTACCTGGGAAATTTTTGAAGCTCCTTGGTTATTTGGCCTTGTCTCGACTTGGTATTTATATACCTCTTGGTGGAGTTAACCGTGATGCTTTTGCTGGTAATCTTGACCAGAACAGTCTACTAGGGACTTTAGATTCTTTTTCTGGTGGAGGTATTGGCCGCCTTGGAATATGCTCCCTTGGTATTGTTCCGTTTATCAATGCACAGATTGTGTTTCAGCTTCTTGCACAACTTTATCCAAAGTTGCAAGACCTTcagaaaaaggaaggggaggcaggaagaaagaaaattctTGAGTATACAAGATACGCGTCTGTTGGTTTTGCAATTGTCCAG GCTATTGGACAAGTCCTTTATCTTCGCCCTTATGTTAATGACTTCAGCACAGAATGGGTCCTCACATCTGTGACATTACTGACACTTGGATCGGTGTTTACGACTTTCATTGGTGAAAGAATATCTGATTTAAAACTTGGCAATGGAACATCTCTTCTTATATTTACAAGTATAATATCATATTTGCCTGCATCGTTTGGAAGGACAGTTGCACAGGCATTTCAAGATGGAAATTATGTTGGGCTTCTAACAATCATATTATCATTCATTTTCTTAGTTCTTGGGATTGTTTATGTCCAA GAAGCTGAGAGGAAAATTCCACTAAATTATGCTTCTCGATACAGTAGTCGGAGTGGGGGACTCCAACGATCTGCATATCTACCATTTAAG GTCAATAGTTCTGGTGTCATgcctataatattttctacatCTTCTTTGGCCTTGCCTGGTACTTTGGCACGATTTACTGGCTTAGACTTTCTTAAAAAGGCTGCCATATCCCTAAATCCGGGAG GGGCTTTGTATATTCCAACTAATGTACTGCTTATAGCCTTTTTCAATTACTACTACACCTTCCTTCAATTGGATCCTGATGATCTTAGTGAGCAATTGAAGCGTCAAGGTGCTTCAATACCACTTGTGCGGCCAGGAAAAAGTACAGCTGCCTTCATAAAAACA GTTCTTAGTCGTATATCTGTCCTAGGATCTGCCTTTCTTGCTGTATTAGCTGCTGGACCATCTGTGGTTGAACAAATCACTCACTTAACTGCGTTCCGGGGATTTGCTGGTACATCAGTGCTTATCCTTGTTGGTTGCGCAACTGACACAGCTCGGAAAGTTCAGGCAGAAATAATTTCACAGAAATATAAGAACATTGAGTTCTATGATGTCAATCGTTTTGACCAATGA
- the LOC102706866 gene encoding protein CNGC15b-like isoform X2 produces MVRLNPVENKAGDKQHNLATGSVKAMSREIMLKLKDCSRIGISQKERMLDPGGNVVLTWSRVFLVSCVASHFIDPLFFFLPIVKGRDSQLCMTMDYHLAIILTCLRSFLDMFFIVHIAIRFSTAYVDPGSKVLGKGELVTDPKRIAKRYIRRDFFIDLVAALPVPQFLVWAVMPYMSFKHINAPFFLIILVQSAIRLYTVILLSINILEMVGFIAKNGWEGAIYNLVLYLVASHVVGAIFYLTAVDRQKTCWETQCSIEDSMAHHVPCDLKFLDCKYAISSDSQSWANSTNVFTGCNANSNNVNINYGIFIRAIQNGVTTTSFSEKYFYSLWWGLQQLTTYGNPLVTSSFIGENLFAIGLTLLSIGLFAQLIGNMQIQMRSLSKNTEDWRIWQAEMEDWMTDHQIPDELRYRISQFLKYKWIATQGVEENSVLRQLPADLHRDIKRYLCLDLIERVPFFSAMDQQLLDAICERMTYFLSTEGTYIIREGDPVKVMLFIIRGELESSTTDGGRTDFFNSIILKPGDFCGEELLTWALLPSSRDSYPSSTRTVKTIAELEAFSLQADDIKCVANTFRMMHSKHLQHTFRLHSYQWRTWAARFIQSAWRRHQNRQKMAEVGLSNRWESFFSLVNDFNEMRCDDANGSSSTVSKEATVTVSKIASIFKKAQKERPEEPDFSADHHLE; encoded by the exons ATGGTAAG GCTTAATCCTGTTGAGAACAAAGCAGGAGACAAACAGCATAACTTGGCCACAGGTTCAGTTAAAGCAATGAGCAGGGAGATAATGCTCAAGTTAAAAGATTGTTCCAGAATCGGGATAAGCCAGAAAGAAAGGATGCTAGATCCCGGAGGCAATGTTGTGCTGACATGGAGCCGTGTCTTCCTTGTCTCATGCGTGGCTTCTCACTTCATTgatcctctcttcttcttcctgccAATTGTTAAGGGAAGAGACAGCCAGTTGTGCATGACAATGGACTACCATCTTGCCATTATCCTCACTTGTCTCCGGTCTTTTCTTGACATGTTCTTCATAGTTCATATTGCCATAAGATTCTCCACTGCATATGTTGATCCAGGCTCCAAAGTGCTTGGCAAGGGTGAGCTTGTCACAGATCCTAAAAGGATTGCAAAAAGATACATCAGAAGAGACTTCTTCATTGACCTGGTAGCTGCATTGCCAGTTCCACAA TTTCTCGTGTGGGCAGTCATGCCATATATGAGCTTCAAGCATATCAATGCCCCTTTCTTTTTGATAATATTGGTCCAATCTGCCATCAGATTATACACTGTAATTCTTCTCAGCATTAACATTCTGGAAATGGTGGGTTTCATTGCAAAAAACGGGTGGGAAGGAGCTATCTACAATCTAGTTCTTTATTTGGTGGCAAGTCAT GTGGTTGGAGCAATATTCTATCTAACAGCAGTGGATCGGCAAAAGACATGCTGGGAAACACAGTGCTCTATTGAGGACAGCATGGCACACCATGTACCATGTGATTTGAAGTTCCTTGACTGTAAATATGCCATATCAAGTGACAGTCAAAGTTGGGCAAATAGCACAAATGTATTCACAGGTTGCAACGCCAACAGCAACAATGTCAATATTAACTATGGCATATTCATTCGAGCAATACAAAATGGAGTGACCACAACTTCATTCTCTGAGAAATATTTCTACTCCCTTTGGTGGGGACTTCAACAGTTGAC AACGTACGGCAACCCTTTGGTGACTAGTTCCTTCATTGGTGAAAACCTATTTGCAATAGGGCTAACCCTTCTCAGCATTGGTTTGTTTGCACAGCTAATAGGCAACATGCAG ATACAAATGAGATCTCTTTCTAAGAATACTGAAGATTGGAGAATATGGCAAGCAGAAATGGAAGATTGGATGACAGATCATCAAATACCTGATGAGTTGAGATACCGCATCAGTCAATTCCTCAAATACAAGTGGATTGCAACACAGGGAGTTGAAGAGAATTCAGTTCTGAGACAACTACCAGCAGATCTTCATCGAGATATAAAACGGTACCTGTGCCTTGATCTTATTGAACGC GTGCCATTCTTTTCTGCAATGGATCAGCAATTACTCGATGCCATCTGCGAACGCATGACCTACTTCCTTAGCACCGAGGGAACCTACATAATCCGTGAGGGAGACCCTGTCAAGGTGATGCTCTTCATTATTCGTGGTGAGCTAGAGAGCTCCACAACAGATGGTGGCAGAACAGACTTCTTCAACTCTATCATCCTAAAACCAGGCGATTTTTGTGGTGAGGAGTTGCTTACATGGGCATTGCTTCCCAGCTCTAGAGACAGCTACCCATCATCAACAAGAACTGTGAAAACAATAGCCGAATTGGAAGCATTCTCCCTCCAAGCCGATGACATTAAGTGTGTAGCCAACACATTCAGGATGATGCATTCCAAACACCTGCAGCACACATTCAGGTTACACTCATACCAGTGGAGAACATGGGCAGCTCGTTTTATCCAATCTGCATGGCGGAGGCACCAGAACAGACAAAAAATGGCAGAAGTAGGTCTAAGCAACAGGTGGGAGTCATTCTTCTCATTGGTCAATGACTTCAATGAGATGAGATGCGACGATGCTAATGGTTCTTCCAGCACTGTGTCAAAGGAAGCAACAGTTACTGTCTCAAAAATTGCATCAATATTCAAAAAAGCACAGAAGGAGCGGCCTGAAGAACCTGATTTCTCTGCAGATCATCATCTGGAGTAA
- the LOC102706866 gene encoding protein CNGC15b-like isoform X1, translated as MSEIKRQAWQLWEKNSPLRQDLARTEGRWLNPVENKAGDKQHNLATGSVKAMSREIMLKLKDCSRIGISQKERMLDPGGNVVLTWSRVFLVSCVASHFIDPLFFFLPIVKGRDSQLCMTMDYHLAIILTCLRSFLDMFFIVHIAIRFSTAYVDPGSKVLGKGELVTDPKRIAKRYIRRDFFIDLVAALPVPQFLVWAVMPYMSFKHINAPFFLIILVQSAIRLYTVILLSINILEMVGFIAKNGWEGAIYNLVLYLVASHVVGAIFYLTAVDRQKTCWETQCSIEDSMAHHVPCDLKFLDCKYAISSDSQSWANSTNVFTGCNANSNNVNINYGIFIRAIQNGVTTTSFSEKYFYSLWWGLQQLTTYGNPLVTSSFIGENLFAIGLTLLSIGLFAQLIGNMQIQMRSLSKNTEDWRIWQAEMEDWMTDHQIPDELRYRISQFLKYKWIATQGVEENSVLRQLPADLHRDIKRYLCLDLIERVPFFSAMDQQLLDAICERMTYFLSTEGTYIIREGDPVKVMLFIIRGELESSTTDGGRTDFFNSIILKPGDFCGEELLTWALLPSSRDSYPSSTRTVKTIAELEAFSLQADDIKCVANTFRMMHSKHLQHTFRLHSYQWRTWAARFIQSAWRRHQNRQKMAEVGLSNRWESFFSLVNDFNEMRCDDANGSSSTVSKEATVTVSKIASIFKKAQKERPEEPDFSADHHLE; from the exons ATGAGCGAGATAAAAAGGCAAGCTTGGCAGCTGTGGGAGAAGAACTCGCCCTTGAGACAAGATTTGGCAAGAACAGAAGGAAGATG GCTTAATCCTGTTGAGAACAAAGCAGGAGACAAACAGCATAACTTGGCCACAGGTTCAGTTAAAGCAATGAGCAGGGAGATAATGCTCAAGTTAAAAGATTGTTCCAGAATCGGGATAAGCCAGAAAGAAAGGATGCTAGATCCCGGAGGCAATGTTGTGCTGACATGGAGCCGTGTCTTCCTTGTCTCATGCGTGGCTTCTCACTTCATTgatcctctcttcttcttcctgccAATTGTTAAGGGAAGAGACAGCCAGTTGTGCATGACAATGGACTACCATCTTGCCATTATCCTCACTTGTCTCCGGTCTTTTCTTGACATGTTCTTCATAGTTCATATTGCCATAAGATTCTCCACTGCATATGTTGATCCAGGCTCCAAAGTGCTTGGCAAGGGTGAGCTTGTCACAGATCCTAAAAGGATTGCAAAAAGATACATCAGAAGAGACTTCTTCATTGACCTGGTAGCTGCATTGCCAGTTCCACAA TTTCTCGTGTGGGCAGTCATGCCATATATGAGCTTCAAGCATATCAATGCCCCTTTCTTTTTGATAATATTGGTCCAATCTGCCATCAGATTATACACTGTAATTCTTCTCAGCATTAACATTCTGGAAATGGTGGGTTTCATTGCAAAAAACGGGTGGGAAGGAGCTATCTACAATCTAGTTCTTTATTTGGTGGCAAGTCAT GTGGTTGGAGCAATATTCTATCTAACAGCAGTGGATCGGCAAAAGACATGCTGGGAAACACAGTGCTCTATTGAGGACAGCATGGCACACCATGTACCATGTGATTTGAAGTTCCTTGACTGTAAATATGCCATATCAAGTGACAGTCAAAGTTGGGCAAATAGCACAAATGTATTCACAGGTTGCAACGCCAACAGCAACAATGTCAATATTAACTATGGCATATTCATTCGAGCAATACAAAATGGAGTGACCACAACTTCATTCTCTGAGAAATATTTCTACTCCCTTTGGTGGGGACTTCAACAGTTGAC AACGTACGGCAACCCTTTGGTGACTAGTTCCTTCATTGGTGAAAACCTATTTGCAATAGGGCTAACCCTTCTCAGCATTGGTTTGTTTGCACAGCTAATAGGCAACATGCAG ATACAAATGAGATCTCTTTCTAAGAATACTGAAGATTGGAGAATATGGCAAGCAGAAATGGAAGATTGGATGACAGATCATCAAATACCTGATGAGTTGAGATACCGCATCAGTCAATTCCTCAAATACAAGTGGATTGCAACACAGGGAGTTGAAGAGAATTCAGTTCTGAGACAACTACCAGCAGATCTTCATCGAGATATAAAACGGTACCTGTGCCTTGATCTTATTGAACGC GTGCCATTCTTTTCTGCAATGGATCAGCAATTACTCGATGCCATCTGCGAACGCATGACCTACTTCCTTAGCACCGAGGGAACCTACATAATCCGTGAGGGAGACCCTGTCAAGGTGATGCTCTTCATTATTCGTGGTGAGCTAGAGAGCTCCACAACAGATGGTGGCAGAACAGACTTCTTCAACTCTATCATCCTAAAACCAGGCGATTTTTGTGGTGAGGAGTTGCTTACATGGGCATTGCTTCCCAGCTCTAGAGACAGCTACCCATCATCAACAAGAACTGTGAAAACAATAGCCGAATTGGAAGCATTCTCCCTCCAAGCCGATGACATTAAGTGTGTAGCCAACACATTCAGGATGATGCATTCCAAACACCTGCAGCACACATTCAGGTTACACTCATACCAGTGGAGAACATGGGCAGCTCGTTTTATCCAATCTGCATGGCGGAGGCACCAGAACAGACAAAAAATGGCAGAAGTAGGTCTAAGCAACAGGTGGGAGTCATTCTTCTCATTGGTCAATGACTTCAATGAGATGAGATGCGACGATGCTAATGGTTCTTCCAGCACTGTGTCAAAGGAAGCAACAGTTACTGTCTCAAAAATTGCATCAATATTCAAAAAAGCACAGAAGGAGCGGCCTGAAGAACCTGATTTCTCTGCAGATCATCATCTGGAGTAA